AGCGGCTTGGGCAAGCGGGCTATACCGCCGTCGCCCTCACCGGCGCGGCGCTGCGCAGCCAGGTCCGCCAGCTCGCCACCAAATATGATGATATCATCATCGACGTGGGCGGACGCGACACCGGATCGCTCCGCGCCGCGCTCACCGTCGCCGATACGCTCCTGGTGCCGGTGCAGCCGCGCAGCTTCGACGTGTGGGCGCTCGATCAGGTTTCGGCGCTGGTCGCCGAAGCGCGCGAGATCAACGAGGGCTTGCGCGCCGTCGCAGTGCTGAACGGCGCAGACGCGCAGGGGGCCGACAATGAGGCCGCCTTGGAGATGATCGGCGATATCGACGGCATCGAGGTGCTGCCCACGTCGATCGTGCGGCGCAAAGCGTTCCCGAACGCGGCGGCCGAAGGCAGGGCGGTTATCGAGCAAAGCCCGCGCGACCCCAAGGCGATAGACGAATTGACGGCGCTGATCGGCGCGGTTTGTATATCAAGATAATATCGGAGTGATTTTTTATGGCTATCGCTCGTAAACCGAACAGCAAGCCCAAGCCGCCGATGGACGAGGCGGCGGCCGATGCCTTCATTGCCGGCGCGGCCAAGCCGGAGGCCGCGCCGATCGCGGCGGAGGCCGACGAGGCGGGGCAGGGGGCCGAGCCGCGCAAGTCCCCGGTGATGCTGCGGTTCGATCGCGCGCTTCTCGCCAAGGTCGATGCGGCTGCCAAGCGGCGCGGAATCAGCCGCAGCGCATGGATACAGTTCACGGTGAGCCGCGCGCTCGATGCCGGCGAGGGGTAGGACCGGCTAGGGCGAGGCAGCCCCAGCGCGCGAAAAGTGAGTTTTGGGGTAGGGCCTCACCTTTGGGCGGCGGACTGGTTGAAGGCCACCAGCACCGGCATTTCGGGTATGTCCCCGCGTAGCTTGGCGCGGCGGACGATACTATGTTGGTCGATCAGGTTTTGCGCGTCGCGGCGGCCGCTCATGGTTTTCGGGAGCCACATCATCGAAACCCGCTCGACCTTGCGGCCCTTCTTGATCGGCGTGAACTCGACCCAGAAGGGGCAGAGCTTGTTGATTTCGTCCTGCGCAACCTTGAGGCAGTATTTGTTGAAATCGGCGAAGCGTTCCAACTTGCCTTCCGGCACGTTGAGCAGCCCGCGCAGCTCCGCAATCGTGAACTCTTCGCTTTGCTTGTATTCGAGGCCGATCCGCCGTTCGATCATTTCATAGAGGCACAGCGCATATTTCGACTCGAAACAATACATCACCTGCGTCTTGAGACGGGCATAGACCTCGCTGTTGCGCAGTATCTCAATCAGCTCCTCGGGAATCCGATAATGGAGGAAGCCGTCTTTCTCGAGGCTTTCGTCGCTGGGGCCGAGAAGCTGGACGCGGCGCTTGTAGCTCTTGCCGGCCTTGCGGATGGTGACGATCGCGATCGTGCCCATCAGGCGCAGCAGCGAGCTTTCTATGCGCTCATTGCCCTGGTGCGTGCCCTTGAGCGCGGATTTGGCGATGCGGTGAATGACCGGCTCGCCGATCCGGTCCCAGGCGTTCGCGATCAGCAGATTGTAGATTCGCCGATCGGCGAGGGTGAGGGGCGACAGCTCAACAATATCGACCAGTTCGCCAGGTTTGACGATTTCCCCGTAATTGGCGGGATCGAAAGGGTTTCCGCGCCCCCTTTGGGCGAGGGTCAGGGCGGTTTCGTTGCCCGAGGCAGTCTTTGCCTTGCCGTCCTTCACTGGTGAGTTTGTCAAAGCCATGCCCTCACCTTAACAGCAACGGTGAGCTACGCAAATCCTAAAGCTCGCCGTTCGCGATCAGGGGAGAGGCTACCCCAAAACTCACCGTCAATTTTGCGGATACCCCAAAGCTCACCGGACTCGACCCCAACACTCACTTTTACCGCCCCCAAAACTCACCGAAGGCTACCCCAAAACTCACGCGACTCGACCCCAACACTCACTTTTCGAGGTCATTTTTCCAAGTTTTCTGCGGGTTTGAGGCACCCTGAATCTTGAATCTAAGAAGAATCTTTGAATCAGAAGGTGAACGGTGAGTTTTGGGGTAGCCCTGCCTGTGGATAACTCTGCGCCAGCAGGACCGACACGCCCAAAGAAAAAGAAAAGCACCGCCTCTTGGGGCTTCGCCCCGCCGGCTCGCGGCCTACGGCCGCCCCGGATCGCTACGCGATCCTCCCACCCGGCATCCCCATGATGAGCCGGCTTTGCCGGCAAGCTTTTGATAATTTGGGAATGGGGACAAACCTCGCGCTCCTATCGCCCGCACACCGCCTAGACCCAGCGTTGCAAATGGCTTTCCAGAAAAGCCAGGCGGATAGGACGACGCTCGATCGGAGAGGGCAGAGGACGCGGAAACGTTCCGGCAGGGGCGATTTCCGGGCCGGACAACGCGATTCCAATTGTTGAACAGGGTTTCGGGCGGTGGAACGCCCATGGCGCTCCACCGCCTCCCAGGCGGCTGATTTTCCTGCGCGAGATCTACAACCCTTCGGGGCATCACCCACCGCCGTGCGAAATGCGAACGGTGAGCCGATACCCCAAAACTCACCTTTCGCACGCCAGAGCGCGATTTCCTACGCTTTCGAGCGATTCCGGCGCGGCATATGTGCAGCGGAACGCCATTATTCGGATATCGTCTGTATATCGGAACGGTGGCTCTTTGTCGGGCGCCCGTTTAAACGCCCTTACTCCGAGGCGAATGAACAAGCGACCATCGGCCGTTGAATATCCGCCACCCGATCAGGCCCGCGCCGACGCCTAACAAGCCGCCAACGAGGTAGGCGGACGGCGCGTCGTCCGGCACGAAAAGGCCGCCAACGACATAGCCGCCGATCGTGGCGGTGCGCGTCACCGCGCCGTAGATCGCGGCGACCTTGCCATGATCGGCGGGCGGGCACTCGGATTGCAGCAGGGTCCGCACGGCGACATTGTGAACGCTGTTCGCGCCCCCGCCGGCGATGAAGGCGATAGCGACGATCACGAGGCTTACGGGCGCGAGACCGATCAGCAGCATGGTCGCGCCCATGATCGCGGCGGTTCCGAACGCAGCCAGGCCGATCCTGCGGCCGATGATCCGTTCGGCCAGCGCCGCGCCGACCAGCATCCCGGCGGCCCACAAAGCGGTCAGCAGGCCGAACGTGGCAGGGCCGCTTTTCAGCGTCATGATGATAAGGAACACAAAGGCGACATCGGCAATGGCGGTCGCGAACACTTCAAGACTAAGCGCGCCGGTCGCCACCATCACGCGCCGATTGCCCAGCAGCGGCCGATAATCGGCGAACAGCGTGGTTTCTTCCGTCTCATGCTTCTGCGGTACGCGGCGCAGACCGCTCATCGCGACGACGAGCAGCAACAGGGCGAAACTGGCGGCGTCAATCAGGAGGGCGTTTGTCGATCCCATCCAGCCCACCAGCACGCCGCCGGCGACAGGACCGGCGAGCATCCCGAGGCTGCGGACGACTTCGAGAAAGCTGTTGGCCCGCGCGAGCGTCATGCCGAGCCCGCTTGCCAGAACCGGGATCAGCGCGAAGGTGGCCGCGCTGGAGATCGTGAACAACACACTGAGCAGCGCGGTCCCGACGAGCGTGAATGCGGGATAGTAGGCGATGAGCGCGATCACCGCCGCTTGCAGCGCCGACACCAGGACCAGCACGCGGGCCGCGTCCCTGCGGTCGATCAGCCGGCCCGCCCAGGGCGCGGCAATGAGGCCGGGTAGCAGCTCCACGATGAGCAGCGCCGGGACGCCATAGGCGGGCGCGCTTTCGGCGGTGCGGAACATCAGCGTCAGCAGCGTGATTTCGTCGCCGATGGTCGAGACCGTCAGCGCGGCAAGGACCAGCCACCCCCAGCCTTGGCGAAACGCGATCATCACCATTGGGCCGCCTGCAGATCGGGCCAGAGGCTTTTCCAGCGCGCTAGTTTCGTCTCGTAGATGGCTTGCGTGATCTGTGCTCGGTTCGGCCGCACGACAGGGGCGAGAAGATCGGCGAGGCCGAACGGGGCGATCATCTCGATGCCGCTGGCGCTAGGCCTCACGCCGATCGCGGCCGAGGTCGTGGGGAAGGTGGCGATGGCCTGGGCGGCCGAACGATAAGGCTCGATCGCATAGCCGAACCGCGCTTCATACCAGAGATGCACGCGGGCCTGGTTCTTGAGGTCGATACGCACCGGCATGTCGGGAAAGATGCGCGCGATCCTGGCCGCGTGCTCATTTTCCGCCTCTTCCGAGAGATCGGAGGCGTCGAAATAGACGAGATCCACATCGGCGATCCCATGCGTGGCAGGCAGGCCGAATGCCTCGTTCCAACGGGCCTGGGCGATGGCGCTGCCCGAGAGCCAGCAATCGGGCAGCGCCAGTTGCAGCCATGCCTTCATGATCCCGGACAGGATCGGATGCCCCAGCACCAGCGCCGTGAGGCCCTGTCGATCGCGGGCAGAAGGACGTTTAAACGACTTCATGCCGGATCATATTTCCCGGCGAACTCGCGATCGGCATAATAGCGCAGCTTGGCGGCGACGATCGGCCGTTGCCCCGCGAGAAACAGGAGCTGGTAATCGTCGCGCAGCGTGCGGACTTCATCAGGCGTGAGCAGGGGCCGAGCGACATGCTGGACGCCGAAGGACAGGCCGCTTTCTTCCGCGTCGAGAGCGCGGCTCATGGTCTCGAACACCACCGTTTCCTGGCCGAGCAGATCGGAGACGAGCTTGGCGCTGTCGTGATCGTTGACGC
The genomic region above belongs to Sphingobium yanoikuyae and contains:
- a CDS encoding replication initiation protein — its product is MALTNSPVKDGKAKTASGNETALTLAQRGRGNPFDPANYGEIVKPGELVDIVELSPLTLADRRIYNLLIANAWDRIGEPVIHRIAKSALKGTHQGNERIESSLLRLMGTIAIVTIRKAGKSYKRRVQLLGPSDESLEKDGFLHYRIPEELIEILRNSEVYARLKTQVMYCFESKYALCLYEMIERRIGLEYKQSEEFTIAELRGLLNVPEGKLERFADFNKYCLKVAQDEINKLCPFWVEFTPIKKGRKVERVSMMWLPKTMSGRRDAQNLIDQHSIVRRAKLRGDIPEMPVLVAFNQSAAQR
- a CDS encoding MFS transporter, with the protein product MVMIAFRQGWGWLVLAALTVSTIGDEITLLTLMFRTAESAPAYGVPALLIVELLPGLIAAPWAGRLIDRRDAARVLVLVSALQAAVIALIAYYPAFTLVGTALLSVLFTISSAATFALIPVLASGLGMTLARANSFLEVVRSLGMLAGPVAGGVLVGWMGSTNALLIDAASFALLLLVVAMSGLRRVPQKHETEETTLFADYRPLLGNRRVMVATGALSLEVFATAIADVAFVFLIIMTLKSGPATFGLLTALWAAGMLVGAALAERIIGRRIGLAAFGTAAIMGATMLLIGLAPVSLVIVAIAFIAGGGANSVHNVAVRTLLQSECPPADHGKVAAIYGAVTRTATIGGYVVGGLFVPDDAPSAYLVGGLLGVGAGLIGWRIFNGRWSLVHSPRSKGV
- a CDS encoding AAA family ATPase; this translates as MILAVGNTKGGVGKTTLAVNLAVALALAGRDLLLVDGDEQGTALTFTQLRAERLGQAGYTAVALTGAALRSQVRQLATKYDDIIIDVGGRDTGSLRAALTVADTLLVPVQPRSFDVWALDQVSALVAEAREINEGLRAVAVLNGADAQGADNEAALEMIGDIDGIEVLPTSIVRRKAFPNAAAEGRAVIEQSPRDPKAIDELTALIGAVCISR
- a CDS encoding nucleotidyltransferase family protein; this encodes MKSFKRPSARDRQGLTALVLGHPILSGIMKAWLQLALPDCWLSGSAIAQARWNEAFGLPATHGIADVDLVYFDASDLSEEAENEHAARIARIFPDMPVRIDLKNQARVHLWYEARFGYAIEPYRSAAQAIATFPTTSAAIGVRPSASGIEMIAPFGLADLLAPVVRPNRAQITQAIYETKLARWKSLWPDLQAAQW